One Helicoverpa zea isolate HzStark_Cry1AcR chromosome 11, ilHelZeax1.1, whole genome shotgun sequence genomic window carries:
- the LOC124634298 gene encoding putative inner dynein arm light chain, axonemal isoform X1 — MAERAPVSAEETLVRYDNPVLVTKRAEKVVAPIAGSSVQPCVPTEAKKETEEILNAILPPKEWEEDGQIWTQKISSTPATRLDVINLQEMLDTRLQQRQARETGICPVRRQLYTQCFDELIRQVTINCGERGLLLLRVRDEARITMEAYQTLYCSSIAFGMRKALQSEQGKSDLMDQVAKLETERSALEKQCMELKQKTEQLERRAAELRAAEEKRHQEELLALKKTNAQLKAQLEGIIAPKK; from the exons ATGGCTGAGAGGGCTCCCGTTTCTGCAGAAGAAACTTTAGTTCGTTATGATAATCCTGTGCTTGTTACTAAAAGGGCAGAAAAAGTT GTAGCACCTATTGCTGGTTCCTCCGTTCAACCATGTGTGCCAACAGAAGCTAAGAAGGAAacagaagaaattttaaatgccATCCTGCCGCCTAAAGAGTGGGAAGAAGATGGACAAATATGGACGCAAAAG ATATCATCGACGCCTGCAACTCGACTGGACGTGATTAACTTACAAGAAATGCTGGACACACGCTTGCAACAGCGACAGGCCAGAGAAACTGGCATTTGTCCTGTTCGTCGACAGCTCTACACTCAATGTTTTGATGAGCTTATACGACAG GTAACAATAAACTGTGGTGAAAGAGGTCTCCTACTATTGAGGGTACGTGATGAAGCTAGAATCACAATGGAAGCTTACCAAACGCTCTACTGTAGTTCAATCGCTTTCGGTATGAGGAAAGCTCTACAG tcagAGCAAGGGAAATCGGATTTGATGGATCAAGTAGCGAAGCTTGAAACGGAACGTTCAGCTCTGGAGAAACAATGTATGGAGTTGAAACAGAAGACTGAGCAGCTAGAGAGGCGCGCGGCCGAGTTACGAGCCGCTGAAGAAAAACGTCACCAAGAAGAGTTGCTCGCTTTGAAGAAGACGAATGCTCAACTCAAG gcACAACTGGAGGGCATCATTGCACCAAAGAAGTAA
- the LOC124634298 gene encoding putative inner dynein arm light chain, axonemal isoform X2 — protein sequence MILVAPIAGSSVQPCVPTEAKKETEEILNAILPPKEWEEDGQIWTQKISSTPATRLDVINLQEMLDTRLQQRQARETGICPVRRQLYTQCFDELIRQVTINCGERGLLLLRVRDEARITMEAYQTLYCSSIAFGMRKALQSEQGKSDLMDQVAKLETERSALEKQCMELKQKTEQLERRAAELRAAEEKRHQEELLALKKTNAQLKAQLEGIIAPKK from the exons ATGATACTG GTAGCACCTATTGCTGGTTCCTCCGTTCAACCATGTGTGCCAACAGAAGCTAAGAAGGAAacagaagaaattttaaatgccATCCTGCCGCCTAAAGAGTGGGAAGAAGATGGACAAATATGGACGCAAAAG ATATCATCGACGCCTGCAACTCGACTGGACGTGATTAACTTACAAGAAATGCTGGACACACGCTTGCAACAGCGACAGGCCAGAGAAACTGGCATTTGTCCTGTTCGTCGACAGCTCTACACTCAATGTTTTGATGAGCTTATACGACAG GTAACAATAAACTGTGGTGAAAGAGGTCTCCTACTATTGAGGGTACGTGATGAAGCTAGAATCACAATGGAAGCTTACCAAACGCTCTACTGTAGTTCAATCGCTTTCGGTATGAGGAAAGCTCTACAG tcagAGCAAGGGAAATCGGATTTGATGGATCAAGTAGCGAAGCTTGAAACGGAACGTTCAGCTCTGGAGAAACAATGTATGGAGTTGAAACAGAAGACTGAGCAGCTAGAGAGGCGCGCGGCCGAGTTACGAGCCGCTGAAGAAAAACGTCACCAAGAAGAGTTGCTCGCTTTGAAGAAGACGAATGCTCAACTCAAG gcACAACTGGAGGGCATCATTGCACCAAAGAAGTAA
- the LOC124634296 gene encoding mediator of RNA polymerase II transcription subunit 4, whose protein sequence is MASHLSTKDRLLALIDDIELISKEMIEVSIAPKPQKLSAADHAQLTDLLLSKDSELKKTLGLADEQAKIQQKMNDLKAEVENKDQDIFHLQRQLKDAEQILATSLYQARQKLASIVKSRKRPVPSEELIKFAHRISASNAVSAPLSWQPGDPRRPYPTDLEMRLGMLGRLCDLPLNGHTPSTLNELHRMTTGGVPASATNQFTWHPTGELHMSVGGGNSVAIDGRGKDAPNQEDVEVMSTDSSSSSSSDSQ, encoded by the exons ATGGCATCACATCTGAGCACTAAAGACAGGCTACTCGCATTAATTGATGACATCGAGTTAATTTCCAA AGAAATGATAGAAGTGTCGATCGCTCCGAAGCCTCAGAAGCTTTCTGCTGCAGACCATGCGCAGCTTACAGATCTGTTACTATCCAAAGATTCGGAATTGAAGAAAACTTTGGGGTTAGCTGATGAACAAGCTAAGATTCAGCAGAAAATGAACGACTTGAAAGCTGAAGTAGAGAATAAG GATCAAGACATCTTCCACTTACAAAGGCAACTCAAGGATGCTGAACAAATCCTTGCAACGTCACTGTATCAAGCTAGACAGAAACTTGCATCAATTGTTAAGTCTAGGAAACGGCCAGTACCTTCAGAAGAACTAATAAAGTTTGCACACAG AATCAGTGCTTCAAATGCAGTGAGTGCACCTCTTTCGTGGCAGCCTGGGGACCCTCGTCGACCATACCCCACAGACCTTGAGATGAGGTTGGGAATGCTTGGCCGGCTCTGTGATCTACCACTCAATGGTCACACACCGTCTACACTGAATGAACTACATAGAATGACCACTGGGGGAG TACCAGCATCAGCAACAAACCAGTTCACATGGCACCCAACTGGCGAGTTACACATGTCAGTGGGGGGCGGCAACTCAGTCGCCATTGACGGCCGCGGCAAAGACGCGCCCAACCAGGAAGACGTTGAAGTAATGTCCACCGACTCCAGTTCTAGTTCCAGTAGTGATTCTCAATGA